In Maledivibacter sp., the following are encoded in one genomic region:
- the prmA gene encoding 50S ribosomal protein L11 methyltransferase, with translation MKWYEIKIKTISESVDAVCDVLYDVGVGGVVIEDPKDLIINMKEQTSWDYFDINSLDMDYEGAVVKGYLPESEDLLDKIELIKQHVYNFSRDNELEQVTTAEVYEEDWANSWKKYYKPKKIGEKVVVKPTWEEYVPSGDEVVVELDPGMAFGTGTHETTTMCTRLLEKYVQDNSIVYDIGCGSGILSIIAAKLGAKKAIGVDIDEVAYKVSMSNAEINSVQNIVDIRHGNLMEVIKGKADIVVANIIADIIKILAKDITTFMKPNSKFIASGIILEKIDEVTEALESNGLNVVSIERLGEWAAIVSELGAVDRDE, from the coding sequence ATGAAATGGTATGAAATTAAAATCAAGACTATAAGTGAATCGGTAGATGCAGTATGTGATGTTCTTTATGATGTGGGTGTTGGCGGAGTAGTTATTGAGGACCCAAAGGATTTAATTATCAATATGAAAGAACAAACAAGCTGGGACTACTTTGATATAAATTCATTAGATATGGATTATGAAGGTGCAGTTGTAAAGGGATATCTTCCAGAAAGTGAAGATTTACTAGATAAAATTGAACTTATTAAGCAGCACGTATATAATTTTTCTAGGGACAATGAATTAGAACAAGTTACTACTGCCGAGGTCTATGAAGAGGATTGGGCAAATTCATGGAAAAAGTATTATAAGCCTAAAAAGATTGGTGAAAAAGTTGTTGTAAAACCTACTTGGGAAGAGTATGTACCTAGTGGGGATGAAGTTGTAGTTGAACTAGATCCAGGAATGGCTTTTGGAACTGGAACCCATGAAACTACAACAATGTGTACACGTCTATTAGAAAAATATGTACAAGACAATAGCATTGTTTATGACATTGGCTGCGGTAGCGGAATTCTCTCCATAATAGCTGCTAAGCTCGGAGCAAAAAAGGCAATTGGGGTAGACATTGATGAAGTAGCATATAAGGTTTCAATGTCAAATGCAGAAATAAATTCAGTTCAAAATATCGTTGATATAAGACATGGTAATTTGATGGAGGTTATAAAAGGGAAAGCAGATATTGTTGTAGCAAATATAATTGCGGATATTATAAAAATATTAGCTAAGGACATAACTACATTTATGAAGCCTAATTCAAAATTTATAGCATCGGGTATTATTTTAGAAAAGATAGATGAAGTTACTGAGGCTCTTGAGTCTAATGGTTTAAATGTGGTATCTATTGAAAGACTTGGAGAGTGGGCAGCTATAGTATCTGAATTAGGAGCTGTAGATAGGGATGAATAG
- the rpsU gene encoding 30S ribosomal protein S21, with translation MSEVKVKDNESLDHALRRFKRECSKSGVMSEVKKRRHYEKPSVKRKKKAEAARRKKKRF, from the coding sequence ATGTCAGAGGTAAAAGTAAAAGATAATGAATCATTAGATCATGCACTTAGAAGATTTAAAAGAGAATGCTCTAAGTCTGGAGTTATGTCTGAAGTTAAGAAAAGAAGACATTACGAGAAGCCAAGTGTAAAACGTAAAAAGAAAGCAGAAGCTGCAAGAAGAAAGAAAAAAAGATTTTAA
- the grpE gene encoding nucleotide exchange factor GrpE, whose translation MKNTVDEKELHSKDSGDEEAINQDVDSNLDAVKEEITDQANEAGGIEAVKNQLAECNNKFMRLSADFQNYKRRIEKEKGDIYKFGSEKIVVDILPIIDNFERAIGSAQNNGEESDGLLSGIEMILKQILDVLEKHGIEEIDALDKEFDPNLHHAVMQEECDGKESDIVIDVLQKGYILNSKVIRPSMVKVSK comes from the coding sequence ATGAAAAATACAGTAGATGAAAAGGAACTCCATTCAAAGGATAGTGGTGATGAAGAGGCAATAAATCAAGATGTGGATAGTAACCTAGATGCAGTAAAAGAAGAAATTACAGATCAAGCAAATGAAGCTGGTGGGATTGAAGCTGTGAAAAATCAATTAGCAGAATGTAATAATAAATTTATGAGGCTATCTGCAGATTTTCAGAACTATAAAAGAAGAATAGAAAAGGAAAAAGGTGATATATATAAATTTGGAAGTGAGAAAATAGTAGTAGATATTCTACCTATCATCGATAACTTTGAAAGGGCGATAGGATCAGCCCAAAATAATGGTGAGGAATCAGATGGGCTTCTTAGTGGGATTGAAATGATATTGAAACAAATTCTAGATGTGTTAGAAAAACATGGTATAGAAGAAATAGATGCTCTTGACAAGGAGTTTGACCCTAATCTTCATCATGCAGTAATGCAGGAAGAATGTGATGGTAAGGAATCTGATATTGTTATTGATGTATTGCAAAAGGGATACATATTAAATTCAAAGGTTATAAGACCAAGTATGGTAAAAGTATCCAAATAG
- the dnaJ gene encoding molecular chaperone DnaJ, with product MSKRDYYEILGVDKNVDDAALKKAYRKLAMKYHPDRNPDNKEAEQKFKELSEAYEVLSDKQKRNMYDQFGHAGVNGNGQGGFGAGQGGFGGFEDIFGDIFDMFGGGFSSGRRRNRPQKGSDIKIQVDLSFEEAAFGVDRDIEVSRHEECSKCHGTGAKPGASKKTCQKCGGTGEVRYTQRTPLGSFVNVRTCDSCNGEGTIIDNPCEECNGHGKVRKKKKINVKIPAGVDSNSVITLRGEGEPGTKGGPHGDLYLVIRMLPHKIFKRDGYDIICEIPITFVQATLGDEIVVPTLDGKVKYNIPEGTQSSTVFRLKGKGVHVLNSNGRGDQYVKVIVDIPKKLNEEQKDVLRKFAEISGEDVHEQKKSFFDKVKDAFSM from the coding sequence GTGAGTAAAAGAGATTATTATGAAATTTTAGGTGTCGATAAAAATGTTGATGATGCAGCTCTAAAAAAAGCATATAGAAAATTGGCCATGAAGTATCATCCCGATAGGAATCCGGATAATAAAGAGGCTGAACAAAAATTTAAAGAGTTAAGTGAAGCCTATGAGGTGCTTAGTGATAAACAAAAAAGAAATATGTACGACCAGTTTGGCCATGCAGGAGTAAATGGCAATGGACAAGGTGGATTTGGAGCAGGTCAAGGTGGATTTGGCGGTTTTGAAGATATATTTGGTGATATTTTCGATATGTTTGGTGGAGGATTTTCATCGGGTAGAAGAAGAAATAGACCACAAAAAGGTTCAGATATAAAGATTCAAGTGGACTTATCCTTTGAAGAAGCGGCTTTTGGTGTCGACAGAGATATAGAAGTATCTAGACATGAGGAATGCAGTAAATGTCATGGGACTGGTGCGAAACCAGGTGCTAGCAAAAAAACATGCCAAAAATGTGGTGGAACTGGAGAAGTAAGATATACACAAAGAACACCTTTAGGGTCATTTGTTAATGTTAGAACCTGTGACAGCTGTAATGGAGAAGGAACAATAATAGATAACCCATGTGAAGAGTGTAATGGACATGGCAAGGTCAGAAAGAAAAAGAAAATTAATGTTAAAATTCCTGCTGGAGTAGATAGTAACTCAGTTATAACCCTTAGAGGTGAAGGAGAACCTGGAACTAAAGGGGGCCCCCATGGAGACCTATATCTTGTAATAAGGATGCTTCCCCATAAGATTTTTAAAAGAGATGGTTATGATATTATTTGTGAAATCCCAATTACCTTTGTTCAAGCAACACTAGGAGATGAAATAGTTGTTCCTACATTAGATGGAAAAGTAAAATACAACATACCTGAAGGAACACAAAGTAGTACAGTATTTAGATTAAAGGGCAAAGGGGTACATGTATTAAATAGTAATGGACGGGGAGATCAATATGTAAAAGTAATAGTAGACATACCTAAGAAATTAAACGAAGAACAGAAGGATGTACTACGAAAATTTGCTGAGATTAGTGGAGAAGATGTTCACGAACAAAAAAAGTCCTTTTTTGATAAGGTCAAAGATGCTTTTAGCATGTAA
- a CDS encoding 16S rRNA (uracil(1498)-N(3))-methyltransferase yields MNRFFVNKDNIFEQQDRIVINNSEDIKHITKVLRLNIGDKIEVCNMESMDYIASICNVDKKFIECKICDKYLSMTESPLEVVLFQGIPKSSKMDLIIQKNIEIGVAKIVPIISERCVVKIRDKSSEKKKIERWQKIAGEAAKQCKRGIIPEIGNMLYIKDINSILEDFDMIIIPYEEEKNRGIRKAIMGKDDIRKIGIIIGPEGGFTKEEVLEVEKLGGLSVSLGPRILRTETAGLVATSILVYELGDLGGK; encoded by the coding sequence ATGAATAGATTTTTTGTTAATAAGGACAATATTTTTGAGCAGCAAGATAGGATAGTTATTAATAATTCAGAGGATATAAAGCATATTACTAAAGTATTAAGACTGAACATAGGGGATAAGATAGAAGTTTGCAATATGGAAAGCATGGATTATATTGCTTCAATATGTAATGTTGATAAGAAATTTATAGAGTGTAAGATATGTGATAAATATTTATCCATGACTGAATCCCCCCTAGAAGTGGTATTATTTCAAGGGATACCTAAATCAAGTAAAATGGATTTGATTATACAAAAAAATATTGAAATAGGAGTAGCTAAAATTGTACCGATTATTTCTGAAAGATGTGTTGTAAAGATTAGAGATAAGTCTTCTGAAAAGAAAAAAATCGAAAGATGGCAGAAGATAGCTGGAGAAGCGGCTAAACAATGCAAGAGAGGAATAATACCTGAGATTGGTAATATGCTATATATAAAGGATATAAATAGCATTTTAGAAGATTTTGATATGATTATAATTCCCTATGAGGAAGAAAAAAATAGAGGTATAAGGAAAGCCATTATGGGTAAAGACGATATTCGAAAAATAGGTATTATTATTGGTCCAGAAGGTGGGTTTACCAAGGAAGAAGTGCTAGAGGTTGAGAAGCTAGGAGGCTTGTCAGTGAGCCTTGGACCAAGGATACTTAGAACGGAAACTGCTGGATTAGTGGCCACTAGTATACTTGTCTATGAATTAGGAGACCTAGGAGGTAAATAA
- a CDS encoding histidine triad nucleotide-binding protein, whose product MLAKEVLDLDCIFCKIAQKEIPGEIVYEDDKIIAFKDISPVAPIHILFISKEHINSVDDLDDKNKDLIGHIFLKIKEVARELKIENEGYRIVNNCGELGGQTVNHIHFHLLAGRQMQWPPG is encoded by the coding sequence ATGTTAGCAAAGGAGGTGCTAGATTTGGACTGCATTTTTTGTAAAATAGCACAGAAAGAGATACCCGGTGAAATTGTTTATGAAGACGATAAAATAATTGCTTTTAAAGATATTTCTCCAGTTGCTCCTATTCATATTCTATTTATTTCTAAGGAACATATAAACTCAGTAGATGATCTAGATGATAAGAATAAAGACCTGATAGGACATATTTTTCTTAAGATAAAAGAAGTAGCCAGAGAGTTAAAAATTGAAAATGAAGGCTATAGAATAGTTAATAATTGTGGAGAACTTGGAGGTCAAACTGTAAACCATATTCACTTTCATCTATTAGCTGGTAGACAGATGCAATGGCCTCCAGGTTAA
- a CDS encoding TCP-1/cpn60 chaperonin family protein: MKNNENEFEKTELRLSALNNNINAINSVVSTVSGTLGPRGMDCMVVDDYGNAIITNDGVTILSEISTSHPAARLLINTVMCQEKEVGDGTTTLTVLAGALLSSALEKAEMGVPIHKIVEGIKKGIKKAIDIIEMEKITITKENSNLLKKVAYISAREDEEISNLIYKSAEGIGYEELKNSSFKLSDCIEAMEGTESEVLSGVVLDKKLLNYFDDLTINGAKIMVLDDCLDIDEDKKELLSTEAGLNNYLQNVEFMKAWAEKIAQMKVNLLICNRGINPMAMQILSDGNVFVADRVLYSQLQKAAKHCGCKIIKKSALYKSIDDLNSYCGMADKVVYDAQKEQVLIQDGHGKAYSTIIISAATGEITRERERIAKDAAASLQFAIKHGVVPGGGALEIYISNILKKYREDLTGMEKYGFDCVIHALRKPFLQMVDNSGFNSLEIFEKVIAAIKLEKKKFVSIDFDNGDIDEVLNEEILDPAYVKTSVLEKAGEVAEAILRINLILKGKKLS; encoded by the coding sequence ATGAAAAACAATGAAAATGAATTTGAAAAGACTGAACTCAGATTATCGGCTCTAAATAATAATATAAATGCCATAAATTCTGTAGTATCTACGGTTTCAGGAACTCTTGGACCAAGGGGAATGGATTGCATGGTTGTAGATGACTATGGGAATGCTATAATTACTAATGATGGAGTAACCATACTAAGTGAGATAAGTACGTCTCATCCCGCAGCTAGATTGTTGATCAATACTGTTATGTGTCAGGAAAAAGAAGTTGGAGATGGGACTACAACATTGACTGTTTTAGCTGGGGCACTTCTTAGTTCGGCCTTAGAAAAAGCTGAAATGGGTGTCCCGATACATAAGATAGTTGAAGGGATAAAAAAGGGTATTAAAAAAGCCATCGACATAATTGAAATGGAGAAAATAACCATAACTAAGGAAAATTCTAATCTATTAAAGAAAGTAGCCTATATATCAGCTAGAGAAGATGAAGAAATTTCAAACTTAATTTATAAATCTGCTGAGGGTATTGGATACGAGGAGTTGAAAAATAGTAGCTTTAAGCTTTCTGATTGTATTGAAGCTATGGAAGGTACAGAAAGTGAAGTGCTTAGTGGTGTTGTTTTAGACAAAAAGCTACTAAATTATTTTGATGATTTGACCATAAATGGTGCTAAGATTATGGTATTGGATGATTGTTTAGATATAGATGAAGATAAAAAGGAGCTTTTATCAACTGAAGCTGGACTAAATAATTATCTGCAAAATGTAGAGTTTATGAAAGCCTGGGCAGAGAAAATCGCTCAGATGAAGGTAAATCTACTTATATGTAATAGAGGAATTAATCCTATGGCAATGCAAATACTTTCGGATGGGAATGTTTTTGTTGCTGATAGGGTTTTATATAGTCAATTGCAAAAGGCAGCCAAACATTGCGGTTGTAAAATAATTAAGAAATCAGCACTCTATAAGAGTATTGATGACTTAAACAGTTATTGTGGTATGGCAGATAAAGTAGTTTATGATGCACAAAAAGAACAAGTATTAATCCAAGATGGACATGGCAAGGCATACTCTACTATAATAATATCTGCTGCTACTGGGGAGATAACTAGAGAAAGGGAAAGAATAGCTAAGGATGCTGCTGCGTCCCTTCAATTTGCAATCAAACATGGGGTTGTTCCAGGAGGTGGGGCTCTAGAGATTTATATTTCTAATATATTAAAAAAATACAGAGAAGACTTAACTGGCATGGAGAAATATGGATTTGATTGTGTTATACATGCATTAAGGAAGCCTTTTCTTCAAATGGTTGATAATAGTGGATTTAATTCTTTAGAGATCTTTGAGAAAGTTATAGCTGCTATAAAATTAGAAAAAAAGAAATTTGTATCCATAGATTTTGACAATGGGGATATTGATGAAGTGTTAAATGAGGAAATACTTGATCCAGCCTATGTAAAGACAAGTGTATTGGAAAAAGCTGGAGAGGTAGCTGAAGCTATACTTAGAATAAATCTAATATTAAAAGGAAAAAAACTAAGCTAA
- the hrcA gene encoding heat-inducible transcriptional repressor HrcA: protein MTLVERKLKILQAIINDFISTAQPVGSRTIAKKYDLGISSATIRNEMSDLEDLGYLLSPHTSAGRIPSDLAYRLYVDSLMRKYELENRQKKIIKELLLNQIVEIDDVIKNTSKILSQITNLTSMSLSPQFKSSKLKNIKLVQVDSDKVLLILVSSTGIIKNSILRINGISQNILNTVSNILQDKLSGKTISDVDDEITEKIKSELIDYSAAIDEIIPKLHDCLMDMDESEIYLDGITNIFNLPEYTDINKAKKFLSAIEKKDLMYELLRNDTCDDIGIRIGNENEIDEMKDCSIITATYRLNGKTIGKVGVIGPTRMDYSRVVAVLKYLTNILSKNIDDILP, encoded by the coding sequence ATGACATTAGTTGAAAGAAAACTAAAAATATTACAGGCAATAATTAATGATTTTATTTCCACAGCTCAGCCAGTTGGATCTAGGACCATAGCTAAAAAATACGACCTAGGTATTAGTTCGGCCACAATAAGAAATGAAATGTCTGACCTAGAAGATTTGGGATATTTACTTTCACCCCATACTTCTGCTGGTAGAATCCCATCGGATTTGGCCTATAGACTTTATGTGGACAGCTTGATGAGAAAATATGAACTGGAAAATAGACAAAAGAAAATTATTAAAGAATTATTATTGAATCAAATAGTAGAAATTGATGATGTAATAAAAAATACATCAAAAATATTATCGCAGATTACCAATTTGACCTCCATGAGTTTATCTCCTCAGTTTAAAAGTAGTAAGCTTAAAAATATAAAATTGGTTCAGGTAGATAGTGATAAAGTTTTATTAATACTGGTTTCTAGTACAGGAATAATAAAGAATTCTATATTAAGAATTAATGGGATTTCTCAAAATATTTTAAATACAGTATCAAACATACTACAGGATAAATTAAGTGGAAAGACAATATCCGACGTAGATGACGAAATAACAGAAAAAATCAAAAGCGAATTAATAGATTATAGTGCCGCTATTGATGAAATAATACCTAAATTACATGACTGTCTTATGGATATGGATGAAAGTGAGATTTATCTGGATGGAATAACTAACATATTTAATTTGCCGGAGTATACTGATATAAATAAGGCTAAGAAGTTTTTATCCGCTATCGAGAAAAAGGATTTAATGTATGAGCTATTAAGAAATGATACATGTGATGATATAGGTATTAGGATAGGTAATGAAAACGAAATAGATGAGATGAAGGATTGTAGTATCATAACTGCGACCTATAGGTTAAATGGAAAAACTATTGGCAAGGTTGGAGTAATTGGCCCTACAAGGATGGATTATTCAAGAGTTGTTGCAGTTTTGAAATACTTAACAAATATACTATCTAAAAATATTGATGATATTTTACCTTAA
- the mtaB gene encoding tRNA (N(6)-L-threonylcarbamoyladenosine(37)-C(2))-methylthiotransferase MtaB, with amino-acid sequence MKKVAFYTLGCKVNQYDTEAMMELFEKNKYDIVENNEQADVYVINTCTVTNLGDRKSRQFIRRSKKKNPDSIIVVVGCYAQTASEEVMAIEGVNLVLGTNERNKIVELVESIDKYEKINYVEDIMEVKEFEELSIDKIKGKTRAFLKIQEGCNQYCTYCIIPYARGSIRSRKPENIVSEVKRLSENGFKEIVLTGIHIASYGKDLKNTSLLNILKEVHDVEGIERIRLSSVEPTLLTNDFIKEIKNLHKFCPHFHISLQSGCDETLRRMNRKYTTDQFRGIVKNLRHEIPNIAITTDIIVGFPGETEEEFEATYRFVKEMEFSQIHVFKYSPRKGTPAAKFENQVQGIIKNMRSEKMIDLGNKLMNSYMNKFVDKELNVLYENFYSKDKNKIEGLTDNYIRVAAKGADDLIGEIVSTKINQMENDIMFGEIVKN; translated from the coding sequence GTGAAGAAGGTAGCTTTTTATACTTTAGGATGCAAAGTAAATCAATATGATACTGAGGCTATGATGGAGCTTTTTGAAAAAAACAAATATGACATAGTTGAAAATAATGAACAAGCAGATGTATATGTCATAAATACATGTACGGTTACTAATCTTGGAGATAGAAAATCTAGACAATTCATAAGAAGATCGAAGAAAAAAAATCCAGATTCGATTATTGTTGTAGTTGGGTGTTATGCCCAGACAGCATCTGAAGAAGTAATGGCTATAGAAGGTGTAAATCTTGTCTTAGGAACAAATGAACGGAATAAAATAGTTGAACTGGTAGAATCAATTGATAAATATGAAAAAATCAATTATGTGGAAGATATAATGGAAGTAAAAGAATTTGAAGAATTATCAATAGACAAAATAAAAGGGAAAACCAGAGCTTTTTTGAAAATACAAGAGGGCTGTAATCAATATTGTACATATTGTATTATACCCTATGCTAGAGGGTCTATAAGAAGTAGAAAACCAGAGAATATAGTTTCTGAGGTGAAAAGACTTTCAGAAAATGGCTTTAAAGAAATTGTTCTTACTGGAATTCATATAGCATCATATGGGAAGGATTTAAAGAATACTAGTTTATTAAATATTTTAAAGGAAGTCCATGATGTAGAAGGAATAGAAAGAATACGACTTAGTTCTGTTGAGCCTACTTTGCTAACTAATGATTTTATAAAAGAAATTAAAAATCTTCATAAGTTTTGTCCCCATTTCCATATCTCATTACAAAGTGGTTGTGATGAAACCCTAAGAAGAATGAATAGAAAATATACCACAGACCAGTTTAGGGGAATTGTTAAAAATCTACGACATGAGATCCCGAATATAGCCATAACTACAGATATAATCGTGGGTTTTCCCGGAGAAACTGAAGAAGAATTTGAAGCTACCTATAGATTTGTGAAGGAAATGGAATTTAGCCAAATCCATGTTTTCAAGTATTCGCCGAGGAAAGGTACTCCCGCAGCTAAGTTTGAAAACCAAGTCCAGGGCATTATAAAGAATATGCGTAGTGAAAAGATGATAGATCTAGGTAATAAATTAATGAATTCCTATATGAATAAATTTGTGGATAAAGAATTAAATGTTTTATATGAAAACTTTTATTCTAAAGATAAGAATAAGATAGAAGGATTAACAGATAACTATATAAGAGTAGCTGCTAAGGGAGCAGATGATTTAATTGGTGAAATAGTTTCAACTAAGATAAACCAAATGGAAAATGATATTATGTTTGGAGAAATAGTGAAAAATTAG
- the dnaK gene encoding molecular chaperone DnaK — MGKVIGIDLGTTNSCVSVLEGGEAVVIPNAEGNRTTPSIVAFAKNGERLVGETAKRQAITNPERTIISIKRHMGTDHKTKIDDKEYSPQEISAMILMKLKADAESYLGETVTDAVITVPAYFTDSQRQATKDAGKISGLNVRRIINEPTAASLSYGTDKEDENQKILVFDLGGGTFDVSILELGDGVFEVLATNGNNHLGGDDFDKVVIDYLAEEFKKEHGIDLRSDNMSLQRLKDAAEKAKKELSTVQTTNVNLPFITASAAGPLHLNIDLTRAKFEQLSAHLVESTLEPTRKALKDADLSPGEIDRIILVGGSTRIPAVQKAIKTILNKDPFKGVNPDECVAVGAAIQAGVLTGEVKDLLLLDVTPLSLGIETLGGVFTKLIERNTTIPTKKSQVFSTAADNQTAVDIHVLQGERQMANDNSTLGRFQLTGIPPAPRGIPQVEVGFDIDANGIVHVSAKDLGTGKEQNITITASTNLSDEEIDKKVKEAEKFAEEDKKKKEGIESRNKADSLVYETEKAVKEHGDKISADEKAKIEEKQQALKKALEGDNTEEIDKAAEELTNAFHGLAQQMYQAAQPQDGAQAGEQPGNPGDQDKDDNVVDADYEVVDDEDK; from the coding sequence ATGGGAAAGGTTATTGGAATTGACTTAGGTACTACAAACTCATGTGTTTCAGTTTTAGAAGGAGGAGAAGCTGTAGTTATACCTAATGCAGAAGGAAATAGGACTACACCATCTATCGTTGCATTTGCAAAAAATGGTGAAAGATTGGTAGGTGAGACTGCTAAGAGACAGGCTATAACAAATCCTGAGAGAACGATTATATCAATTAAAAGACATATGGGAACAGACCATAAGACAAAAATAGATGATAAAGAATATAGCCCTCAGGAAATATCAGCAATGATACTTATGAAGCTAAAGGCTGATGCAGAAAGCTATCTTGGAGAAACTGTTACAGATGCAGTTATAACAGTACCTGCATATTTTACTGATAGCCAAAGACAGGCCACTAAGGATGCTGGGAAAATATCGGGTTTAAATGTTAGAAGAATTATAAATGAGCCTACAGCTGCTTCCTTATCCTATGGTACCGATAAAGAAGATGAAAATCAAAAGATATTAGTATTTGACTTAGGTGGAGGTACCTTTGATGTATCTATCCTAGAACTTGGAGATGGAGTATTTGAGGTTTTAGCTACTAATGGAAACAATCATCTAGGTGGAGATGATTTTGATAAGGTTGTAATAGACTATTTAGCTGAAGAATTTAAAAAGGAGCATGGGATAGATCTTCGTAGTGATAATATGTCATTACAAAGATTAAAGGATGCTGCTGAAAAAGCTAAGAAAGAATTATCAACTGTTCAAACTACTAATGTAAACTTACCGTTTATTACTGCTTCAGCAGCAGGACCACTTCATTTAAATATTGATTTAACAAGGGCTAAGTTTGAGCAATTATCTGCACATTTAGTTGAATCTACATTGGAACCAACTAGAAAGGCATTAAAGGATGCAGATTTATCTCCTGGAGAAATTGATAGAATTATATTAGTTGGAGGTTCTACAAGAATACCTGCTGTACAAAAAGCAATCAAGACTATACTAAATAAAGATCCGTTTAAAGGTGTAAATCCCGATGAATGTGTTGCTGTAGGTGCTGCAATCCAAGCTGGAGTTTTAACTGGTGAAGTAAAAGACCTACTATTGCTAGATGTTACACCTCTTTCATTAGGTATTGAAACCTTGGGGGGAGTATTTACAAAGCTTATTGAGAGAAATACAACAATACCTACTAAAAAGAGCCAAGTATTTTCAACAGCAGCTGATAATCAAACAGCCGTTGATATACATGTACTTCAGGGTGAAAGGCAAATGGCTAATGATAATTCAACTCTTGGTAGATTTCAGCTTACAGGAATTCCACCAGCACCAAGGGGAATTCCTCAAGTAGAAGTTGGTTTTGATATAGATGCAAATGGTATAGTACATGTATCGGCAAAGGATTTAGGAACTGGTAAGGAACAAAACATTACTATTACAGCATCAACTAACCTATCCGATGAAGAAATTGATAAGAAGGTTAAAGAAGCTGAAAAGTTTGCAGAAGAAGATAAGAAGAAAAAAGAAGGAATTGAGTCTAGAAATAAAGCTGATTCATTAGTATATGAAACAGAAAAGGCTGTAAAGGAGCATGGTGACAAGATTTCTGCTGATGAGAAAGCTAAGATAGAAGAAAAGCAGCAAGCTCTAAAGAAAGCCCTAGAGGGAGATAATACAGAAGAAATTGATAAAGCTGCTGAAGAGCTTACAAATGCTTTCCATGGCTTAGCACAACAGATGTATCAAGCAGCTCAACCACAGGATGGGGCACAAGCAGGAGAACAACCTGGAAACCCTGGAGATCAAGACAAGGATGATAATGTTGTAGATGCAGACTATGAAGTTGTGGATGATGAAGATAAGTAA